In Apium graveolens cultivar Ventura unplaced genomic scaffold, ASM990537v1 ctg2428, whole genome shotgun sequence, one genomic interval encodes:
- the LOC141700491 gene encoding uncharacterized protein LOC141700491: MESNSLDRVSDMLEGTEWHLCPTNHVLAIELRHQCSSIIPLRRDRILWNNFIGPVSLSHMWDTLRTRAVAPSWIKLVWHKYAVPKFSINLWLIMRQRLLTRDRMVRFGFNVNPDCFLCNDRETHEHLFINCAYVQQILKECPIPISLSWQAFQNGNITQGNVDAIRKNFASLYVATTFHFVWAERNKRNHASGPPRMANQLINDIKARIREKLYSNISFQQEIKKNRTLQILLF, encoded by the coding sequence ATGGAGTCCAACTCTTTAGATAGAGTCTCTGATATGCTAGAAGGCACTGAATGGCATCTCTGTCCTACTAATCATGTTCTAGCAATAGAATTGAGGCATCAGTGCTCTTCTATTATTCCCTTGCGCCGAGATCGAATCCTGTGGAATAACTTTATAGGGCCTGTTTCCTTATCTCATATGTGGGATACTTTACGAACTCGAGCGGTGGCACCTAGCTGGATTAAACTGGTATGGCACAAATATGCGGTTCCGAAGTTCTCCATTAATTTGTGGCTAATTATGAGACAAAGATTGTTGACTCGAGACCGAATGGTTAGATTTGGGTTTAATGTCAACCCTGATTGCTTCCTCTGTAATGACAGGGAGACTCATGAGCATTTATTTATTAACTGTGCTTATGTGCAACAAATCTTGAAAGAATGCCCTATTCCCATCTCACTCAGTTGGCAAGCTTTTCAAAATGGTAATATCACTCAAGGCAACGTGGACGCTATAAGGAAAAATTTTGCCTCATTATATGTGGCAACCACCTTCCATTTTGTTTGGGCAGAAAGAAACAAGAGGAATCATGCAAGTGGGCCTCCTCGGATGGCAAATCAACTGATTAATGACATTAAGGCTCGAATTAGAGAAAAATTGTACTCCAACATTTCCTTTCAGCAGgaaattaaaaagaacaggacTTTGCAGATTTTATTGTTTTAA